TGTTTCAAAGCAAATTGCTGCTATGATAAAAAGATAAATTGAGCGACCTTCATATTGGCCTTATACTTGCATAAATTGATGAGGTGATTAAATGAAATCATGAAACAGTTGACAATCTTGAGCATGATGGAGGGAGGCAAGCATCAGTTTTCACTTCGCAGCGATCTTTTTTGGACCCTAGAACTCAAGAAATGGTTTTGATGACATATGCTCAAGTTTGGATTTGAGCACCTGTAGTGAATGAGTAGTTAGTTTTATGTTTCATCCAATCATCCTTCACACTTGGGCGGATGGATGTGGAGTACATtggttttgttagattttcattttcttttctattgcTCCTCTTGTTGTTTTTTTGATGGTTCAAGGCGAATTGCTGCTATAATGAAAGGTAATATTGATATTTGCCTAATAATTGTATGCGTTGATGAGATGATTAAATGAAATCATGCAGCAGAACAGCCTTGGTCCCTTGAGACATTGAAGGGAGTAACCATTTGTTTGCGCTTTGCAGGGAAAATATAGACTATTTAATTGAGAAATTGTCTAACTAACACAACAAGCACCTGTGGTCTAGTGGTAGAATAGTACCCTGCCACGGTACAGACCCGGGTTCGGGAGAAGGGGTGCCCCCTCGCAAAAGAGGGTCGCAATGACCAGGCCCGGGTGACTGTTTACCAAAAACACAGGTCTCCGCAAAGTCGTAAGACCATGTATGGGGGCTGACGCCTGCCCAGTGCCGGAAGGTCAAGGAAGTTGGTGAACTGATGACAGGGAAGCCGGCGACCGAAGCCCCGGTGAACGGCGGCCGTAACTATAACGGTCCTAAGGTAGCGAAATTCCTTTACCATTTTTTTGCCATCTTACACAGCCTACAAAGCTCAAATGATAATTTCATTTCCCAAGAGACTATAAAAAAGACCAGCATATCCGTTCCAGACTCAAGGTTTCTCCTTTCTCATGCACAGAATTATTCTCTTGTTTTTGCTTCAGGTTATTATTACAATCTACAGGCATCAAATGATCAAATAATACACAAGTAAACCAACTATCTGATGACGAGCATTTGTGCCCATTCCAGACATGAATTGAGATTTTGGGTGTACAGAATTATTCTCTGATGTTTTCtgcattgcaaatttgcaatcaTGTACATTGAATGAAATCTTCTTGAGATTTTACAAGTATTTCTTGAAATCTTCTGCTGCTTCTGCCACAAGATGATCATCGTCCCACTCATCGCGGTAACTCTCCGGACGAGCAGCCTTGTTCTCTGAATTAGCAGCATACATCAGCTTCCTCCATTGTTCAATTGGTGGATGGCCACATTGCTCCGCAAGCCAATCATCATATTCAAACTGGAAATGAAAACAAGCTTATCAAGGGAGCATAAACGAAACTACTGAAAAATTGCAGGTAGATGACAATCATATTTATTAATTTCGTTTCAAAACATTAGAACTTTGGTAACTGACACTCAAAGCATCTCCAGGCTACCTGACAGTCTGAAAAGTTGTGGGCGTATCTCTTAGGCCATCCACGCGCTTCCATTTTCGAGTGGAAGGCTTTCACATCTTCCATCATTTCTTCGCTCGAAGGAAGCTTGACTCGTCCTGATAGCACGCCGGCAACCCATTTGCTTTGGAGTTCAAACAATGGAAAAGGAATGACCTGCAAGAAGCAAGGCAGGGGAATGCTTTACATCCTATGATCATCACAAGATCAAGACAACTTAATTACAAGTGCATCTAAAGTGAATGGCATCACTTTTTGCACACATAATGACCTTCCATGGCAATCCGATGAAGGACAGGTGAGGTGCTACTTCTGGTGGGAAAACGTGCTTGTATAGTGGATCGACACAGTTGtcatcaacggtgatggcgcTATCATCCTCAAGGAATGGAAAATCATACAAGTAGCTAGTCGACAGGCAGATGAAAGGAACACATTGTTAGTTTCAActgaagtacttcctccgttttaggttataagactttctagcattgctcatattcatattgatattaatgaatctaggcataacctgaaacggaggtagtaacaaAAATGCAATTTCGCACAAGAAGCCGAGAAATGGGTTGCAGGGTAGTGCAGGTTTACATACCCAGTACAGTGCATGATGACATCGGCTTTGATTGAGCTGCCATCCTGAAACACCACGCAGCCATCTTCTTGTGCATGATCAATCTGCAGCTTGAAAATTAGTTTTCTAGTTGTGCTAAATGTGGCAGCCCTTTCAGCGGATAAAGCTACCATATGCTATCACTCACCACGAGAAAAGGGCGTTTACCATGGAATGGAGCCACATATTATCATATCCAGGCTGCCTTTTGCAAGTGCAGGCAGGTGCTGATCTATCAGCAACATGAACCTCTTCTGCAACACCTGCAAGGTCCCTTGAGATGTCTACTGCACTTGCTGATGCCCCGATTATGATCACTACCTACAAGTGCAACGCATCAACCAAGATAACATTTAAGCACAAATGCATGATAGGAAAGATTGCACAGGTAAAGAAAGACAGTTACTTGATCGTGGAAAGGCTCTGGAACGCGGTAATTGTGGCTATGCATCTGCTTTCCAGGCCAAGCCTCCACCCCTGTCAGTGTTTAAAGAATACATATTTGAAGTCAATCCCAACCTAACAGTTGAGTTTAATTTTGAGTTTACTTAACCTTCCTGGATTTGATGATCATCATAACAGTGTTAAAAAAATACAGATTTGAAATCAATCCCAATCTATTTTCAAAACTTCAAACGGTTGAGTTCAATTTGGAGTTAAATTAACCTTCCTGGATTCGACGATCACAACATTGCAACCATACATTGGCAACAGTACGAAGTACCAAATTATTTAATTCCTTGAATCTGTCCATGATTAGGAGTAGTTCAAGCAAAATTGATTAGATTGCAACTTTGCTAGTGACGAGGAGATTACCAGGTATGTGGGCGACGCGAGGCTCCGTGTAATGGCCATTGCAAACCACGATGGCATCatacacctcctcctcctcctcacgccTCCCCTTCTCCCCGATCTTCCTCGACGTCACcgcccacctcccgccgccgccgccgccatccctccGAACCCTAACCACCTCCGTCCCGAAGCGGACGAGGCCGTACAGGTCGAACCGCCGCGCGAACTCCTCCAGATACCGGAGCACCTCGTCGTGGCCGGGGAACCTGcgcgtgtcgccgccgccgccggcctccgcggcggaggaggcgaaggGAAAGTCGAGGAAGCCCATCACCTCCCGCGGCAGGTTGGTGCGGAGCGAGGCGTAGAGGCTGGagtgggcggcgccggcggcgagcgggtcgGAGGTGGCGGGGGCGGCGTCGTAGAGCCACGTGCCGCCCACGGAGGCGGCGCGCTCGAACACCACGGGGGAGTGGCCCTCCCGGCGGAgctcccgcgccgccaccaggccggcggcgcccgcgccgacgacggcgaggcggagcgaCGGGGACGGCATCGCGAGACGGTGCGTGCGCGATTTCGCTTCGGATTTCTGTTGCGATTTGGAGGGAAGCGGAGGTGTGTGGTATTGGAGTTTGTCGTTTTGTGGGGTCTTCATTGGACAGCAAATTCCCGTGGGCTTGTGGTTACACTCGACTGGACATGAGGCTGCGTAGGCATGTGGTGTACTCTcttcgtttcaaaataaacctgctcccttcatcccatgaaaaacgaatctaaaactggatgtgatatattttagtacgataaatctagacatatgtatgtccaaatttatagtattaggatgtgtcacatccgataCTATGTTGGTTTTTTACGGACGAATAGAGTATCTCATTATATGATGTGACATGTTCTAGTATTACAGATATAAACATACCTATGTTTGGATTCGTAGTATATGATAttcagatttgtagtactagatTGTGTCATATCCTATACGAGATTGGTTATTttgagatagagggagtaatccTCAGGTACGTATAACAAAGTAACttattagtacatgattaagtattatcttattttttaaaaaatagattaatatgttcttttaaataatttttataaaGGGAATTTTTTTTCAGCCGTATCGTTTTGCGAGTTTGAGAAGTGTGCGTGTAAATAAAAAGATGGAGATGAGTTgggaaggaaggggaagaagcTGAGAATCGTGTGTGATTTTGCTGGGTGCTGGATATTGTAGAGATGGGGACAGCTACCGGCTGCTGTCACTTGGCCTCCTTGCGTTGGCTTGAGTCCCTTCATGAGCTTTGACTCTTTTTCATTCCTCATCTCTTCCTTTTGAAAGATTCTTCTTTTAGGCCATTTCCAACTTAAGAAATTAGACGTAGTTTTCATAAACTCcaaatcatcaagaaactagtgcTAGATATTACTTTTTCAATACAAGTACCACTATTTTATACTTAAGTTTAATGCTATTTATCTCATATATGTCttagatgttgtgtagaaaccatatcTCATGTAAGAtatggttttcttttctttcctcatttattcacttgccacatcatttttaatcctaggtgtcagcttatttaatgctatggacactatcctagtcattgggttggaaATGACCTTAGCGTCTTTCAGATAAACACTATGTAAACACTCCGAGGATACTTACATcgtttcaaaataaatcaacatttatacacacaaatctaaCACACATGTTATATTCAAAATCGTGTATAAAAGTTATTTTAccttttaaagaaaaagttggttGACAAAGAGAGTAGAACAACCGGTTATAATTAATCCAGACCTTTAACATATCGTGTGATATAGTCCAGACAAATAAAGGGGAAAATAAAGTCTCTATAGCAACGTCGAAATTCTTCGTGGTCATCAGGGGTGCTTCCTGGCCACGACTATTTGCAACTACAAAAACGTTTTGTTTCAATGATTCTATATATGGAAAAACTTTAGCCTTTTTTTCTGAGGTttatattaaaagaaaactTTAATATGTATAATTGCATAAACATTTTTCAATCCGGGCCAGTTTTGAGGTCGGCATGAGAGTGAAATCGGCCAGGCTTGCACGTGCCCACATAACTTTGTTGATGTGCACACACACCTGTTTTGTGATAGACAAGCGGGCCATGTGTTAGCCTCCATTATTAGTACGCCATATATGCTGTCCTGTTCAACCACACATGTGAAATGGTCCTGTGTTAAGGCAGTGCAGTACTATCTGCAGCTAAATCTCATCTAAAAAATGCAGCTCTCCATCTCATTTTCGTACATACCGATGTCAATTATTCCCCATTAGTAGTAGTACCATCCTGGAATTAATAGCCAAACATGAGACTTTTTTGTGGGTTTTTTTTCCATACATGCATGATGTGATCTAGAACCAAACCTTAATTAATCAAACCCTAATtattagtactactagtaatGTATGaacattttatatatttttacacCGACCTAGTATCCAAAGAATTCTCAGTTGTCAGTTTTATTTCGTACATGCTGATGTCAATTCTCCATTAGTACTGGAGTATATTGGAACAACAAATAATTAGGAGACTGACTTTGTGGTGTGTTCTGATGCATGATTCATGTGACTATAACCAAACCTTAATTAACCAAACCCTAATTTATTACTCCCATGTGAACATTTTTGCATACCCTatcaaggaaaagaaaatatcaAGCGAAGAACGTTATACTATTTACTTTTACACACCTAATCAGAAAAAGATTCTCAATTATCTATCACCCATGGAGAACTATTGTAAGATTACTTTTACACACCTAAAATAGTTCTCAATTATTAATCGGCTAATCGCTCGTAAAGAACCGTCATAGAATTGTTTATGGTGACTTTGGTCTGAACCGAATAATGTTTCCAACAATTTTGGGTGTTTATTTCTCATATATTCAGATGATAAATATTAACTTGACAAATACTAccccatcccataaaaaactaatctagtaccggatgtgacacattctagtatgatgaatttggacatacgtagaatatgtcacatccggtcAGACGGAAGGAGTAGCCAATagataaagattttttttcaaccaGGGTATGGTTTGCACCCAAAGCCTTTTTAATCAATCGCAGTTGCGAGCCACATATTGCAGCCAGGGAGACAGACCAATGTCACTAACACCAGACAATAAAAAGCTACTCCTTCAATGACAATGAATGACTAATATACCCCtcgctccccttcctcctcatcTGTTACTAGTGTTGTCTCTCTTCTCCTGGGTATCGCATTTATATTTCATAGTGAAGATGGCCGTATATGATATAGTTTGTTCATcataaaataatctataattaattCACCATAGTTTAATAGGGGTTAGGATAATATAATTAAGGTAGTGGATACCTAGAAGATTTACCTCTATAATAATGTTTAGTAGAAAAGAGCATTAGATAACCACGATGTAATTTTACTTCAATTCTATTCATGTCTAGTATACACTTAACCTATGCAGTACATACTTACAACAAAGGACCTAGCTCCGGGCACTCTGATACTATCGAGAGACCACTTCCTGTTGGTATACCAGCATAGGTTATGGCATTTACGCACTTTTACGTCATACCTGAACATGGAGGAATACAAAGAACAAATAGAACTATCACTACATGCCTCCTACCTCACTTTTCGTGGGGCACACCCACATCCAACAAACATTTATctaatctaagcaccatgcttgTGCTAGTAAATAATATCAGTAACTCCCTTGGGACTCCCACCCTTCGAATGGTCACATTTGAGTTAGAGCAACCTATAAAGGTCATTGGACCGTTACCGTAGCATGGATCAACTAGCCTAGGATGAAGCAGATAAGAAGCATATACTTCCCATAGAACATGCATTCAATAAAGAAAGACATAGGTTAtgagcataaataaataaagaatataATTCTATTAATTCAACTACAGTTTACAAGAAGAGTAAACTACTAAAGACATATCCAAAACTCCGAGAAAACAATAGGACTAAAGCTCCTAAGTTTTATTTCTACTAAACTATAGAGAATGCATTATGAGATAGAGAGAAAGAATTGCTCCTTGATGTGTGTATTGTGAAGTAAGAAGCTCAACTACTTTAAGTAGGTAGCTTATAATGGCTAGGGAGGTCGGTAACTCCCATGATCGTCATTCGGAGCCAACCAAGAGTTGCCACGCGGAGGGTGGAGATGAGGGGTGCCGAAGGCGGTTCGGCTGAACCCTCGACACCACCTCTCTTCACCCCTCGACACCACCTCTCTTCACCGCCTTTTCACCAGGGACTGATAGGTGAGCCTCTACGATGATTTCCGGTAGTTTGGTCCCACTATAGGTCggtttgagttgaaaattttcaaaatcagaCTGAACATTCCGAAATATCATTGTAAACTACCACATAAGTCGCTCGTCTTAAACTTAATAAAAGTTTTACATTCtgatatttcaatttttttaccaCTATTGAGAAGTTTTCATCCCAAGGGTATTTCGGCCATTAGGATATAAAACTGTATAGTAACTGGGACAAAATTATATAGTTGTAATAAATAACGAAGGctaaccgccgccgccctcgcgtaTCTCCCCCCTTTCCCTCGGCGTAAAAGAAAATCTCCCGGTCtctcgtctcctccgctccttgcgccatctcgccgccgatctccatcgggcgagcagagcagagcaggggatcctggtgagcatccatCCGCATCCTCTTTCCGATTCATCTCTCACTCCCATCGGGAGTGCCTTTTGTCTCGAATTAACCCTAGtttcttctcttctagatctggaagaagctcctTCTCTTAATTTCAGAGCCTTAAAACCTTAATACGAGTAACAGTTTGTTGTTTGTTCATCCAAAAGTTTGGGGTTGAACTGAATCCCCATGCCCTCACCTGGTACtaatagcagcagcagcttctgTTTAGGAGGAggctaggaaaaaaaaaaggaggattttttttttgtttttttgcggGGGTTCAGCTGAACAACCCCCATGCATCACGTTAGGTCCGGGCTGGGAAGCCCAGATGCTTCCAGCAATTCTAGTAAGCGGAAGAGGGGCTCCTGCTTCGCGGAGCGGAATATGGATGGTAGGAATTCGATCCGGATAAAGCCCGACGTCAGCGTCAGAGCGCGGGAGAAATGCGGCGGGGGTGGCGGGCATCGCTACGTGATCGATTTGGAGAAGCCGGCGACGTCCGACGATGATGTGGAGTTTGTTTCTTATGCCGGGTTTGGCAACCGGTCTCAGGACCGCTGCTATGCTTCGGCGGAGAATTGCTCGACCGCGGTATCCAGTCAGCTCTGTGTGGAGCGGAATGCTTCGCGTGTAAGCCCTGGTGAGTTCTGAatttgctcctcctcctcctcctcttgtttATTATATAGTTAGTAAATGTAGTGTCTTGTGCAGCTTCTGAGTGTTTATGTTTAATTGTTTGGATAATTCGTAGTGGAAATATACTGCTTGGGTATTTCACAAATGCGCTTGTTAGTTACACATATCTGATCTTCTTATTCTAGTACAGCCTATTTACTGTATATGACTGTCCACTGGTATTAAATGTATGCGCTTCTCACTTGTGCTTTGATGGAAAATATACTCAAAGATCATAGCATTTAGATTAATGCTTGCTTGACAAAGCGGGTGCTACTATTGTATTGGTGTTCATTATTGACGCGGAGATACATGGTGTAGTGTAAATTGCTACAAATTGATGATGCATTTGCTAGATATTGGTAGAATCAGTGATCTCTACTTGGTGTTATGGCTTCTCCTTTTCCCTCGAACAGAGCTTTATAAACTACATAACAGTATTAGGAATGCAATGCTCAAGTGTATGGTTAACAAATACCACAGCCTGATT
Above is a window of Oryza sativa Japonica Group chromosome 10, ASM3414082v1 DNA encoding:
- the LOC4349336 gene encoding flavin-containing monooxygenase FMO GS-OX-like 4; this encodes MPSPSLRLAVVGAGAAGLVAARELRREGHSPVVFERAASVGGTWLYDAAPATSDPLAAGAAHSSLYASLRTNLPREVMGFLDFPFASSAAEAGGGGDTRRFPGHDEVLRYLEEFARRFDLYGLVRFGTEVVRVRRDGGGGGGRWAVTSRKIGEKGRREEEEEVYDAIVVCNGHYTEPRVAHIPGVEAWPGKQMHSHNYRVPEPFHDQVVIIIGASASAVDISRDLAGVAEEVHVADRSAPACTCKRQPGYDNMWLHSMIDHAQEDGCVVFQDGSSIKADVIMHCTGYLYDFPFLEDDSAITVDDNCVDPLYKHVFPPEVAPHLSFIGLPWKVIPFPLFELQSKWVAGVLSGRVKLPSSEEMMEDVKAFHSKMEARGWPKRYAHNFSDCQFEYDDWLAEQCGHPPIEQWRKLMYAANSENKAARPESYRDEWDDDHLVAEAAEDFKKYL